In Banduia mediterranea, a single window of DNA contains:
- the pnp gene encoding polyribonucleotide nucleotidyltransferase encodes MALNLTPTVKTFPFGSHTVKLETGAVARQAGGAVIVSMDETVVLVTAVARKTAKPDQDFFPLTVDYQERAYSGGRIPGGFFKREGRPTEKETLTSRLIDRPIRPLFPKGFRNEVQVIATVMSLNPEVDADIPAMIGASAALRLSGVPFQGPIGATRVGYVNGEYVLNPSATVLDTESQLDLVVAGTKEAVLMVESEASRLSEEVMLGAVLFGHEQMQVAINAIDELAAEAGKPAWVWEADATASAIEADLAAYEAKIADAYSVTDKQERRDALGVVRAEIVAALGSGESAKWTERQLGNAFHDIEAKVVRNRILDGSPRIDGRDNATVRDLQMEVGVLPRTHGSALFTRGETQALVVTTLGTGKDAQLIDAIEGEWREPFMLHYNFPPYCVGETGRVGSPKRREIGHGRLAKRGLAAIMPDLEKEFPYVVRLVSEVTESNGSSSMASVCGSCLALMDAGVPIKTPVAGVAMGLIKEGDRFAVLTDILGDEDHLGDMDFKVAGSDDGITALQMDIKINGITGEIMKQALAQARTARLHILEEMGKVINTPREDMSEWAPRITTIKINPDKIREVIGKGGATIQSITKETGTTIDIADDGTIKIAAVDKTATEAAIARITALTREVQAGDVYEGRVARLMEFGAFVTIIPGKDGLVHISQISDKRVEKVEDVLKEGDIVRVKVLEVDKQGRIRLSMKALEVPVE; translated from the coding sequence ATGGCGCTGAACCTAACGCCTACGGTCAAGACGTTTCCGTTTGGCAGCCATACTGTCAAGTTGGAAACCGGCGCAGTGGCACGTCAGGCCGGCGGTGCCGTCATCGTCAGCATGGACGAAACGGTCGTGCTGGTCACGGCAGTGGCCAGAAAGACGGCCAAGCCGGATCAGGACTTTTTCCCGCTGACGGTCGATTACCAGGAGCGCGCCTATTCCGGCGGCCGCATCCCGGGCGGCTTCTTCAAGCGGGAAGGCCGTCCCACCGAAAAGGAAACGCTGACCTCGCGGCTGATCGATCGCCCGATTCGTCCGCTGTTCCCGAAGGGCTTCCGCAACGAAGTCCAGGTGATCGCCACCGTGATGTCGCTGAATCCCGAAGTCGATGCGGACATTCCCGCGATGATCGGCGCTTCGGCCGCGCTGCGTCTGTCCGGCGTGCCGTTCCAGGGTCCGATCGGCGCCACGCGTGTCGGCTACGTCAACGGCGAGTATGTGCTCAACCCGTCGGCCACTGTGCTCGACACCGAGTCGCAGTTGGATCTTGTAGTCGCCGGCACCAAGGAGGCGGTGCTGATGGTCGAGTCCGAAGCCAGCCGCCTGTCCGAAGAAGTCATGCTTGGAGCCGTGCTGTTCGGCCACGAGCAGATGCAGGTCGCGATCAACGCGATCGATGAACTGGCCGCCGAAGCCGGCAAGCCCGCATGGGTCTGGGAAGCGGATGCTACCGCTTCCGCGATCGAGGCAGACCTCGCTGCGTATGAGGCGAAGATTGCCGATGCCTACTCCGTGACCGACAAGCAGGAGCGCCGTGATGCTCTGGGCGTCGTTCGCGCCGAAATCGTCGCTGCGCTGGGCAGCGGCGAATCCGCCAAATGGACGGAACGCCAGCTTGGCAATGCGTTCCACGACATCGAAGCCAAGGTCGTGCGCAATCGTATTCTCGACGGCAGTCCGCGCATCGATGGCCGCGACAACGCCACCGTGCGGGATCTGCAGATGGAAGTCGGCGTGTTGCCGCGTACACATGGTTCCGCCCTGTTCACCCGCGGCGAGACCCAGGCGCTGGTGGTCACCACGCTGGGCACCGGCAAGGATGCACAGCTGATCGATGCCATCGAAGGTGAATGGCGCGAGCCGTTCATGCTGCACTACAATTTCCCGCCGTACTGTGTCGGTGAGACAGGCCGCGTCGGTTCGCCGAAGCGCCGCGAGATCGGTCACGGCCGTCTGGCCAAGCGTGGCCTGGCGGCGATCATGCCGGACCTCGAAAAGGAATTCCCCTACGTGGTGCGTCTGGTTTCGGAAGTCACCGAATCCAACGGCTCTTCTTCGATGGCCTCGGTGTGCGGTTCCTGTCTGGCGCTGATGGACGCGGGTGTTCCGATCAAGACGCCGGTCGCCGGCGTCGCGATGGGCTTGATCAAGGAAGGCGACCGCTTCGCTGTGCTGACCGACATTCTTGGCGACGAGGATCATCTCGGCGACATGGATTTCAAGGTCGCCGGTTCGGACGACGGCATTACCGCGTTGCAGATGGACATCAAGATCAACGGCATTACCGGCGAGATCATGAAGCAGGCGCTGGCCCAGGCCAGGACGGCACGGCTGCATATCCTGGAAGAGATGGGCAAGGTCATCAATACGCCGCGCGAGGACATGTCCGAATGGGCGCCGCGCATCACCACGATCAAGATCAATCCGGACAAGATTCGCGAAGTCATCGGCAAGGGTGGCGCCACCATTCAGTCGATCACCAAGGAAACCGGGACCACGATCGACATCGCGGACGATGGCACGATCAAGATCGCTGCCGTTGACAAGACTGCGACCGAGGCGGCCATCGCGAGAATCACCGCCCTGACGCGTGAGGTCCAGGCCGGTGACGTTTACGAAGGTCGCGTGGCTCGTCTGATGGAGTTCGGCGCCTTCGTGACGATCATCCCGGGCAAGGACGGTCTGGTGCACATCTCTCAGATTTCCGACAAGCGTGTCGAGAAAGTCGAGGATGTGCTCAAGGAAGGCGACATCGTTCGCGTCAAGGTGCTTGAAGTCGACAAGCAGGGCCGTATTCGCCTGTCGATGAAAGCATTGGAAGTGCCCGTCGAATAA
- a CDS encoding AraC family transcriptional regulator has protein sequence MTIVHVDPDHGLCRLLFTALDNADVLIPQPAPSSSIQKALSPSRLRNLDCGSIRNILCDALTASFDLHPLESAPDSRIAQLCRRLRSQAPEVPTVAAIAAEMQLSGSRLAHLFRQQMGVVLKRFLMHLRLQHAMRAWGPGCSFSEIAVDASFYDQAHLICPTRGMLDFLPSLACRPKSALS, from the coding sequence GTGACGATCGTGCATGTCGATCCGGACCACGGACTGTGTCGATTGCTGTTTACGGCGCTGGACAATGCGGACGTCCTGATTCCGCAGCCCGCCCCGTCGAGCTCCATACAGAAAGCACTGTCTCCGTCGCGATTGCGGAACCTTGATTGCGGTTCGATCCGTAACATTCTGTGCGACGCGCTGACGGCCTCGTTCGACCTCCACCCGCTCGAATCCGCGCCGGACTCACGCATCGCTCAACTGTGCCGCCGCCTGCGTAGCCAAGCGCCAGAAGTTCCCACAGTGGCCGCGATTGCGGCGGAAATGCAACTGTCGGGATCGCGGCTCGCGCATCTGTTTCGACAGCAGATGGGCGTCGTGCTGAAACGCTTCCTGATGCACCTGCGTCTTCAACATGCGATGCGTGCCTGGGGGCCGGGTTGCAGCTTCAGCGAGATCGCAGTGGATGCCAGCTTCTACGATCAGGCCCACCTGATATGCCCGACGCGCGGCATGCTCGACTTCCTGCCGTCCTTAGCTTGCAGACCCAAGTCTGCATTGAGTTGA
- the gluQRS gene encoding tRNA glutamyl-Q(34) synthetase GluQRS produces the protein MHPPSTFASAARAYRGRFAPTPSAPLHLGSLIAALASYLEARRHRGLWLLRIDDLDSPRCPPGTDSLICAQLEAHGLYWDGQPRRQSQHLHEYGEALESLIASGQVYACACTRAVLAQTSAQGPDGPVYSGTCRESGLDRHGHALRFRIGAGTVALADGWQGEVVRSQAKDIGDFVVRRADGIFGYQLACAVDEFQQGITEVVRGADLLASSLRQILLLGALAWPQPDYRHLPVLADAEGRKLSKQNHAPPIEQRDAARNLSHALEFLGQTPPPDLAAAPVREVMDWAQANWTPQRVPGVHEIFAARLV, from the coding sequence ATGCACCCACCAAGCACCTTCGCCTCGGCTGCCAGAGCCTATCGCGGCCGATTTGCGCCGACGCCGTCAGCGCCGCTTCACCTCGGATCCTTGATCGCCGCGCTCGCCAGCTACCTGGAAGCGCGGCGGCATCGCGGGCTCTGGCTACTCCGGATCGACGACCTCGACTCGCCGCGTTGCCCCCCCGGCACCGACTCGCTGATCTGCGCACAACTCGAAGCGCATGGCCTTTATTGGGATGGACAACCGCGGCGCCAATCGCAGCATCTCCACGAGTACGGCGAAGCGCTGGAGTCGCTGATCGCCAGCGGCCAGGTCTATGCCTGCGCCTGCACACGTGCGGTGCTTGCACAGACTTCAGCCCAGGGACCCGATGGCCCCGTCTACAGCGGCACATGCCGCGAATCCGGGTTGGACCGGCACGGCCATGCGCTGCGATTCCGGATCGGAGCCGGCACCGTCGCGCTGGCCGACGGCTGGCAGGGCGAGGTCGTGCGCAGCCAGGCCAAAGACATCGGCGATTTCGTGGTGCGCCGCGCCGACGGCATCTTCGGTTATCAACTGGCCTGCGCCGTCGACGAATTCCAGCAGGGCATTACCGAGGTGGTCCGGGGCGCCGATCTGCTGGCGTCCAGCCTGCGGCAGATTCTGCTGCTGGGGGCACTGGCTTGGCCCCAGCCTGACTATCGCCACCTTCCTGTGCTGGCCGACGCCGAGGGGCGCAAGCTGTCCAAGCAGAATCACGCCCCCCCGATTGAACAGCGCGACGCCGCCCGGAACCTGAGCCACGCGCTCGAATTTCTGGGCCAGACGCCCCCGCCCGACTTGGCGGCGGCCCCGGTGCGGGAAGTGATGGACTGGGCACAGGCGAACTGGACCCCTCAGCGCGTTCCGGGCGTCCACGAAATTTTCGCCGCGCGACTCGTATAA
- the queF gene encoding preQ(1) synthase has protein sequence MTSSPSKTLETFPNPSPQRDFTIRMRIPEFTCLCPKTGQPDFGTIYLEYVADALCVELKALKLYIWSFRNEGKFHEAVTNEILDDLVAALAPRWMRVTAVFNVRGGVYTHVVAEQRQDGWHGAILPAAWHVDPTGAGETP, from the coding sequence GTGACAAGCTCGCCCAGCAAGACCCTCGAGACCTTCCCCAACCCCAGTCCGCAGCGTGATTTCACGATCCGAATGCGGATACCGGAATTCACCTGCCTGTGCCCCAAGACCGGACAACCCGACTTCGGGACGATCTATCTGGAATATGTGGCGGACGCCCTGTGCGTCGAGCTCAAGGCACTCAAGCTCTACATCTGGAGCTTCCGCAACGAGGGCAAGTTCCACGAAGCCGTCACCAATGAAATTCTCGACGATCTGGTCGCCGCGCTGGCGCCGCGCTGGATGCGGGTAACGGCCGTCTTCAATGTGCGCGGCGGCGTCTACACCCATGTGGTGGCCGAACAGCGGCAGGACGGCTGGCACGGCGCGATTCTGCCGGCCGCCTGGCATGTGGACCCGACCGGTGCCGGCGAAACGCCCTGA
- a CDS encoding HAD-IA family hydrolase: MTEQAVLVDPDPGQGSARTEPSPLQAILFDMDGTLADTERLGHRPAYNSAFRKMGLGWYWSPKLYRKLLQQPGGRERLQHYLKRYRPDLGSHAARVKADARAWVDEVHHLKSEQFSNLVRDGSVPLRPGVARLIHEARARGVRVAIVTNASRASLLPLLRHTIGPELESEIDVVICGEDAPNKKPEPDLYLLALQRLGTSAAACVAVEDSAMGMAAAVAAGIRTLVTVNENTRNEDFEGASLVVDGLGEPGGHVSVLRGGLSNGCVRLCDLEALMLLG; this comes from the coding sequence ATGACCGAACAAGCTGTCCTCGTGGACCCCGATCCTGGACAAGGAAGTGCCCGCACGGAGCCGTCCCCGCTGCAGGCGATACTCTTCGATATGGATGGCACGCTGGCGGATACCGAGCGACTCGGGCATCGGCCGGCCTACAATTCCGCCTTCCGGAAAATGGGACTTGGCTGGTACTGGAGCCCCAAGCTGTATCGCAAGCTCTTGCAGCAACCGGGTGGGCGTGAACGCCTGCAGCACTACCTCAAGCGTTATCGCCCCGATCTGGGCAGCCACGCCGCGCGCGTCAAGGCCGACGCGCGTGCTTGGGTCGACGAAGTCCATCACCTCAAGTCGGAACAGTTCTCGAATCTGGTGCGCGATGGTTCGGTGCCGCTGCGTCCGGGAGTGGCCCGCCTGATACACGAGGCGCGTGCGCGCGGCGTGCGTGTGGCCATCGTCACCAATGCCAGCCGCGCGAGTCTGTTGCCGCTGCTGCGGCATACGATCGGACCGGAACTCGAATCCGAGATCGACGTGGTGATCTGCGGCGAAGACGCGCCGAACAAGAAGCCCGAGCCGGACCTCTACCTGTTGGCACTACAGCGTCTCGGAACCAGTGCTGCGGCTTGTGTGGCGGTGGAGGACTCGGCGATGGGCATGGCCGCCGCGGTGGCTGCGGGGATCAGGACCTTGGTGACGGTCAACGAAAACACCCGCAACGAGGATTTCGAGGGCGCATCATTGGTGGTCGATGGTCTGGGTGAACCCGGCGGTCACGTCAGCGTGCTGCGCGGCGGACTCAGCAACGGCTGCGTCAGGTTGTGCGATCTCGAAGCCTTGATGCTGCTGGGCTGA
- the infB gene encoding translation initiation factor IF-2: MSTVTVRDFATEVKIPVDLLLTQLQEAGVAVDSIDAPLSEDDKRALLTHLHGKRGASPVTATAPSGGDPKRVTLKRKTTSELKLGGGRGASKTVSIEVRKRRTYVKNDEPDPTQVAAEEARQQEERAAIAAAAAREAAELEAKKQAEAQSQAVSAEAEEARRKAALDAEAAIAEEDARRRREAEAAEIAAREAAAKAEEVAKSKAAPPIVDAARLEAEAARRRAEENLRRAEEMRRQEPLRKPPEREAPRSAAGRKELHVAKDKSGKRDRKRKQSGGGRVRFETQHGFERPTAPVVREVEVPEAITVGDLANRMAVKTGELIKALMKMGVMATINQTLDQDTAVLVVEEIGHKPKPVSATATEDSLLQAVEGEVSDAPLVTRPPIVTVMGHVDHGKTSLLDYIRHTRVAAGEAGGITQHIGAYHVRTGKGVVTFLDTPGHAAFTRMRARGAQVTDVVILVVAADDGVMPQTREAIQHSKAAGVPMIVAITKVDKPDADLDSVKSALSKEEVFVEDWGGDVQCVGVSAHTGAGIDDLLDAILVQSELLELTAPVDAPARGQIIESSVEKGRGPVATVLVRSGTLNQGDVVLSGPHFGRVRAMFDEAGKPVKTAGPSIPVQILGLSGAPDAGDDVVAVANERKARELAELREVKLREQKLAQTQAVRMEQVFAQMGEGARKSLNLMIKADVQGSSGALQDSLLKIPSAEVKVNIVSAAVGGISESDVDLALASQAIIIGFNTRADSVARRRIQETGVDVRYYSIIYDVLDDVSDAIAGLLGTETREQIIGIAQVRDVFRSSKFGAVAGCLTIEGEVRRGLPIRVLRDSVVIYEGELESLRRHKDDVSKVEAGTECGIAVQNYNDVKVGDQIECFDRIEVKRTVSAQAAGGRA; the protein is encoded by the coding sequence ATGTCCACAGTCACCGTACGAGACTTTGCTACCGAGGTGAAAATCCCGGTGGACCTGCTTCTGACACAGTTGCAAGAGGCCGGAGTCGCCGTGGACAGCATCGATGCCCCGCTGTCGGAAGACGATAAGCGCGCATTGCTGACGCACCTTCATGGCAAGCGCGGCGCCAGCCCGGTGACCGCGACCGCTCCAAGTGGCGGTGATCCCAAGCGCGTCACTCTGAAGCGCAAGACCACCTCGGAGCTCAAGCTTGGCGGTGGGCGCGGTGCGTCCAAGACGGTGTCGATCGAAGTTCGCAAGCGGCGCACCTACGTCAAGAACGATGAGCCCGATCCGACGCAGGTCGCTGCCGAAGAGGCGCGTCAGCAGGAGGAGCGCGCGGCGATTGCCGCAGCCGCGGCGCGTGAAGCGGCCGAGCTGGAAGCCAAGAAACAGGCCGAAGCACAGTCGCAGGCCGTCAGCGCCGAAGCCGAAGAAGCGCGACGCAAGGCTGCACTGGACGCCGAAGCGGCCATCGCCGAGGAAGATGCGCGTCGCCGCCGTGAGGCCGAAGCGGCCGAAATTGCAGCCCGTGAAGCGGCCGCCAAGGCTGAGGAAGTGGCCAAATCCAAGGCAGCGCCGCCGATTGTGGATGCAGCGCGTCTTGAAGCGGAGGCGGCACGTCGCCGCGCCGAGGAAAATCTGCGTCGTGCCGAGGAAATGCGACGCCAGGAACCGTTACGCAAGCCGCCGGAGCGCGAGGCGCCGAGGTCGGCGGCGGGCCGCAAGGAACTGCACGTTGCCAAGGACAAGTCCGGCAAGCGTGACCGCAAGCGCAAGCAGAGCGGCGGCGGTCGGGTTCGCTTCGAGACGCAGCACGGCTTCGAACGGCCCACCGCGCCGGTTGTGCGCGAAGTGGAAGTGCCGGAAGCAATCACGGTGGGTGATCTCGCCAATCGCATGGCTGTCAAGACCGGGGAGCTGATCAAGGCGCTGATGAAGATGGGCGTGATGGCGACCATCAACCAGACGCTGGATCAGGACACCGCGGTTCTGGTGGTCGAGGAAATCGGGCATAAACCCAAGCCGGTCAGTGCGACTGCGACCGAGGACAGTCTGCTACAGGCGGTCGAAGGTGAGGTCAGCGATGCCCCCTTGGTGACGCGTCCGCCGATAGTGACGGTCATGGGCCACGTCGATCACGGCAAGACGTCCTTGCTTGATTACATTCGACACACGCGCGTCGCCGCGGGCGAGGCCGGTGGTATCACCCAGCATATCGGCGCCTACCACGTCCGCACCGGCAAGGGTGTGGTGACCTTCCTGGATACTCCGGGCCATGCCGCATTTACGCGCATGCGTGCCCGCGGTGCGCAGGTGACCGATGTGGTGATCCTGGTGGTCGCCGCAGATGACGGCGTCATGCCGCAGACGCGGGAGGCGATTCAGCACTCGAAAGCGGCCGGCGTGCCGATGATCGTGGCGATCACCAAGGTCGACAAGCCGGACGCCGATCTGGATAGCGTCAAATCGGCGTTGTCCAAGGAAGAGGTGTTCGTCGAGGACTGGGGCGGTGACGTCCAGTGCGTGGGTGTATCTGCTCACACCGGAGCCGGCATCGACGATTTGCTCGACGCTATCCTGGTGCAGTCCGAGCTGCTGGAGCTGACGGCGCCGGTGGATGCGCCGGCACGCGGGCAGATCATCGAATCGAGTGTCGAGAAGGGACGGGGTCCGGTCGCAACGGTCCTGGTTCGCTCGGGCACCCTGAATCAAGGTGACGTCGTCTTGTCCGGCCCGCATTTCGGCCGAGTCCGCGCGATGTTCGATGAAGCGGGCAAGCCGGTGAAAACCGCAGGTCCGTCGATTCCTGTACAGATTCTGGGCCTGTCCGGTGCGCCGGATGCCGGTGATGATGTCGTCGCCGTGGCCAACGAACGCAAGGCCAGGGAACTGGCCGAGCTGCGTGAGGTGAAGTTGCGCGAGCAGAAGCTGGCGCAGACTCAGGCCGTGCGCATGGAGCAGGTCTTCGCGCAGATGGGCGAGGGCGCTCGCAAGTCGCTAAACCTGATGATCAAGGCGGACGTGCAGGGCTCGTCCGGGGCGCTGCAGGATTCGCTGCTCAAGATTCCGAGCGCGGAGGTCAAGGTCAATATCGTCTCTGCCGCAGTCGGCGGCATTTCCGAATCCGACGTCGATCTGGCTCTGGCTTCCCAGGCGATCATCATCGGCTTCAACACGCGTGCCGACAGCGTGGCGCGCCGCCGCATCCAGGAAACCGGCGTCGATGTGCGCTACTACTCGATCATCTATGACGTGCTGGATGACGTGTCCGACGCCATCGCTGGCCTGCTCGGGACCGAAACTCGCGAACAGATCATCGGCATCGCCCAGGTGCGCGATGTTTTCCGTTCGTCCAAGTTCGGTGCGGTGGCGGGCTGTCTCACGATCGAGGGCGAAGTCCGTCGTGGCTTGCCGATCCGCGTGCTGCGCGACAGCGTCGTCATCTACGAAGGCGAACTCGAATCGCTGCGCCGGCACAAGGACGATGTCAGCAAGGTCGAGGCTGGCACCGAATGCGGTATTGCGGTGCAGAACTACAACGACGTCAAAGTGGGCGACCAGATCGAGTGCTTCGATCGCATCGAGGTCAAGCGTACCGTCAGTGCGCAGGCCGCGGGCGGCCGCGCCTAG
- a CDS encoding DUF962 domain-containing protein has protein sequence MPETAVRSLEQFLTDYSKSHRNPTNRLIHYVCVPVIFFATLGLFWLVPIGRWLGLDGVAANGVNLATLAAVLALVFYARLSAASFVSMLAWSAVSFAVILAIESTGGSMLVICASLWLAAWALQFYGHKVEGAKPSFADDLVFLLIGPLFVQHELIGSPGKGKSQA, from the coding sequence ATGCCGGAGACAGCCGTGCGCTCGCTGGAACAATTTCTGACTGATTACTCGAAGAGCCACCGAAATCCGACCAATCGCCTGATTCACTATGTCTGCGTGCCGGTGATTTTTTTCGCGACACTCGGGCTGTTCTGGCTGGTTCCGATCGGCCGATGGCTGGGTCTGGACGGTGTTGCCGCCAACGGCGTGAATCTCGCCACGCTGGCGGCGGTGCTGGCTCTCGTGTTCTACGCCCGCCTGTCCGCCGCCAGCTTCGTTTCGATGCTGGCTTGGAGCGCCGTGAGTTTCGCCGTGATCCTGGCGATCGAATCGACCGGCGGTTCCATGCTCGTGATCTGTGCCAGCCTTTGGCTTGCAGCCTGGGCGCTGCAGTTCTACGGGCACAAGGTCGAGGGCGCAAAGCCGTCGTTCGCAGACGATCTGGTGTTCCTGCTGATCGGCCCGCTATTCGTCCAGCACGAACTCATCGGCTCGCCGGGCAAGGGCAAGTCCCAGGCCTGA
- the rbfA gene encoding 30S ribosome-binding factor RbfA, which translates to MPKEYSRSQRVKVQIQRELTQLISEGYSDARLSLVTFTSVELTADLSSARVFVSRMGMDVSEALVLLKEMAPRMRGELGRRLRMRHAPELYFFSDEVPDTADWINRLIRDAVADDESHHKD; encoded by the coding sequence ATGCCCAAGGAATATTCGCGCAGTCAGCGCGTCAAGGTTCAGATTCAAAGAGAGCTGACGCAGCTGATCTCCGAAGGCTATTCGGATGCGCGGCTGAGCCTGGTGACCTTCACCAGCGTTGAGCTGACGGCCGATTTGAGCAGCGCCCGCGTGTTTGTCAGCCGGATGGGCATGGATGTCAGCGAGGCGCTGGTCTTGCTCAAGGAAATGGCGCCGCGCATGCGCGGAGAGCTGGGCCGCAGGTTGCGCATGCGCCACGCGCCGGAGCTGTACTTCTTCAGTGATGAAGTGCCCGATACCGCCGACTGGATCAATCGCCTGATCCGCGACGCGGTCGCCGATGACGAAAGTCACCATAAGGACTGA
- the truB gene encoding tRNA pseudouridine(55) synthase TruB has product MARRKPGARDVHGILLLDKPTGMTSNGALQQVKRMYGAAKAGHTGSLDPLATGLLPICFGHATKLTTYLLESDKRYRVCAHMGSRTDTADSDGEIVERTDRIAGAEALRPAIAAMLGEIEQIPPMYSAIKHQGRRLYELARKGEAVERQPRTVTIHSMQLLSVAQSEFVLDVHCSKGTYIRVLVEDLARAAGTLAHVTMLRRTEVAPFSGEDMVGIAQLEQAASEGCEALDRLLVSPSAAFAGWPQLSVDADRAFYLSRGQAVRVAGAPKEGAVAVFGPDARLLGIAVIDADGLVAPRRWMS; this is encoded by the coding sequence ATGGCGAGACGCAAGCCGGGTGCGCGAGACGTGCATGGCATCCTACTGCTCGACAAGCCGACCGGGATGACCTCCAACGGTGCCCTGCAGCAGGTCAAGCGAATGTATGGTGCCGCCAAGGCCGGACATACTGGCAGTCTTGACCCACTGGCGACCGGCCTGTTGCCGATCTGCTTTGGTCATGCGACCAAGCTGACGACCTATCTGCTGGAGTCGGATAAGCGTTATCGCGTGTGCGCCCACATGGGCAGCCGAACCGATACCGCGGATTCGGACGGCGAGATCGTCGAGCGGACGGATCGTATTGCAGGCGCGGAGGCTCTGCGCCCCGCAATCGCGGCGATGCTCGGCGAGATCGAACAGATCCCGCCGATGTATTCCGCGATCAAGCATCAGGGGCGGCGGCTTTACGAACTGGCGCGAAAGGGCGAGGCCGTGGAACGTCAGCCGAGGACGGTCACGATTCATTCCATGCAGTTGCTTTCGGTTGCGCAGTCGGAATTCGTGCTGGACGTGCATTGTTCGAAAGGCACCTATATCCGCGTGCTGGTGGAAGATCTGGCGCGCGCTGCCGGAACCCTGGCACATGTCACGATGCTGCGTCGCACCGAGGTGGCGCCGTTCTCGGGTGAGGACATGGTCGGCATCGCGCAACTGGAACAGGCCGCGTCGGAGGGGTGCGAAGCGCTGGACCGTCTGCTGGTGTCCCCGTCCGCAGCGTTCGCTGGGTGGCCGCAACTCAGTGTTGACGCCGACCGCGCGTTTTACCTGTCGAGAGGACAGGCGGTTCGCGTTGCCGGCGCGCCAAAAGAGGGCGCCGTCGCTGTGTTTGGACCGGACGCGCGTCTACTCGGCATCGCGGTGATCGATGCAGACGGCCTGGTGGCCCCACGGCGCTGGATGTCCTGA
- the phaR gene encoding polyhydroxyalkanoate synthesis repressor PhaR produces the protein MSDVRIIKKYPNRRLYDTEISRYITLEEVRQLVLENIDFEVIDKRSKDDITRSILLQVIAEQEEGGDPIFQTEMLRHVIRFYGDPMQSSISRYLELSMQLFLDQQHTFAEQLRQMLGKAEQPLQSLREMAEEHVPIWRSVRREFLRNLSRAKVVRSQRGRTDEE, from the coding sequence ATGAGCGATGTCCGCATCATCAAGAAGTATCCGAACCGTCGCCTGTACGACACGGAGATCAGTCGCTACATCACGCTTGAAGAAGTCCGACAGCTGGTCCTGGAGAACATCGACTTCGAGGTCATCGACAAACGCAGCAAGGACGACATCACGCGCAGCATCCTTCTGCAGGTCATCGCCGAGCAGGAGGAAGGTGGCGACCCGATCTTCCAGACGGAGATGCTGCGGCACGTCATCCGCTTCTACGGCGATCCGATGCAGTCGAGCATCAGCCGATATCTGGAACTGTCGATGCAATTGTTCCTGGACCAGCAACACACCTTTGCCGAGCAATTGCGACAAATGTTGGGCAAAGCAGAACAGCCGCTACAGTCCCTGCGTGAAATGGCCGAGGAACACGTTCCGATATGGCGTTCGGTCAGACGCGAGTTTCTTCGCAACCTCTCGCGCGCCAAAGTGGTTCGCAGTCAGCGCGGTCGGACCGATGAGGAATAA
- the rpsO gene encoding 30S ribosomal protein S15 — protein sequence MALTVEQKRTVLEKFQRAQGDTGSPEVQVALLSERIKTLAPHFEANKKDHHSRRGLLKMVNQRRKLLDYLKSEDADRYKMLIAELGLRR from the coding sequence ATGGCCTTGACCGTTGAACAGAAGCGCACCGTTCTGGAAAAATTCCAGCGTGCGCAGGGCGATACCGGATCGCCGGAAGTGCAGGTTGCGCTGCTGTCCGAGCGCATCAAGACGCTCGCCCCGCATTTCGAGGCGAACAAGAAGGATCATCATTCCCGCCGTGGTCTGCTCAAGATGGTGAACCAGCGCCGCAAGCTGCTGGATTATCTGAAGAGTGAAGATGCCGATCGCTACAAGATGCTGATCGCCGAGCTCGGCCTGCGCCGCTAA